A window of the Lactuca sativa cultivar Salinas chromosome 5, Lsat_Salinas_v11, whole genome shotgun sequence genome harbors these coding sequences:
- the LOC111883568 gene encoding calcium-dependent protein kinase 2 isoform X1 — MGVCISKSKSSPRTDVGSPYDQRSNEPNIVYSKSPAPEAQLPARKQPPPPSPKRFFKSDTILGKSFEDVKEHYTMGRELGRGQFGVTYMCTQNSTGLKYACKSISKKKLITKGDKEDMRREVQIMQHLSGQANIVEFKGAYEDKQSVHLVMEVCEGGELFDRIIAKGHYSERAAASICRSIVNVVHVCHFMGVMHRDLKPENFLLLDKSENALLKATDFGLSVFIQEGKSYRDIVGSAYYVAPEVLKRKYGKEIDIWSAGVMLYILLSGVPPFWAETEKGIFDEILKGDIDFESDPWPSISTSAKHLVQRMLTLDPKKRITSAEVLEHPWIREDGEASDKPIDSAVLSRMKQFRAMNKLKKLALKVIAENLSAEEIQGLKSMFMNMDTDKSGTITYDELKTGLARLGSKLSESEVRQLMDAVSFFQLSRFKDCHHLIIIILILVLCYIQADVDGNGSIDYIEFITATMHRHKLEREEDLYKAFQHFDTDGSGFITRDELESAMKKYGMGDEATIKEIISEVDTDNDGKINYEEFCTMMRSGTQGGKLF, encoded by the exons ATGGGTGTATGTATCAGCAAAAGCAAAAGTTCTCCAAGAACTGATGTGGGGAGTCCCTATGATCAGAGATCGAATGAGCCTAACATAGTTTACTCCAAATCCCCTGCTCCGGAAGCCCAATTGCCGGCCAGAAAACAGCCACCACCACCCAGCCCCAAAAGGTTTTTCAAATCGGATACGATTCTGGGCAAATCATTTGAAGATGTCAAAGAACACTACACAATGGGAAGAGAATTGGGTAGAGGTCAATTTGGGGTTACGTACATGTGTACACAGAATTCAACCGGGTTGAAGTATGCCTGTAAGTCGATATCTAAAAAGAAATTGATTACAAAGGGGGATAAAGAGGATATGAGAAGAGAGGTTCAGATTATGCAACATTTGAGCGGGCAAGCTAATATCGTTGAGTTTAAAGGTGCTTATGAAGATAAGCAATCTGTTCATTTGGTTATGGAAGTTTGTGAAGGAGGAGAGCTTTTCGATAGGATAATTGCAAAAGGTCATTACAGTGAAAGAGCTGCTGCTTCAATTTGTAGATCGATTGTTAATGTGGTTCATGTATGTCATTTTATGGGTGTGATGCACCGCGATTTGAAGCCCGAGAATTTCTTACTTCTGGATAAGAGTGAGAACGCGCTTTTGAAGGCAACAGATTTTGGGTTATCAGTTTTCATTCAAGAAG GAAAATCATATCGTGATATTGTTGGCAGTGCGTATTACGTTGCGCCAGAAGTGTTGAAGCGTAAATACGGGAAGGAAATAGATATATGGAGTGCAGGGGTGATGCTGTACATCTTACTCAGTGGTGTACCTCCATTTTGGGCTg AGACGGAGAAAGGAATATTTGACGAGATTCTGAAAGGAGATATTGATTTTGAAAGTGATCCATGGCCATCGATTTCTACAAGCGCCAAACACCTCGTGCAAAGAATGCTTACACTTGACCCTAAGAAGCGTATAACTTCCGCTGAGGTTCTTG AGCATCCATGGATTAGAGAAGATGGAGAAGCATCAGACAAGCCAATCGACAGTGCAGTCCTTTCTAGGATGAAGCAATTCCGAGCCATGAACAAACTCAAGAAACTCGCTCTCAAG GTGATTGCTGAAAATCTATCAGCTGAGGAAATCCAAGGGCTAAAATCGATGTTTATGAACATGGACACGGACAAAAGTGGCACAATCACCTACGATGAACTTAAAACAGGGTTGGCTAGACTCGGGTCAAAACTCAGCGAGTCTGAAGTCAGACAACTCATGGATGCTGTAAGTTTTTTCCAACTTTCAAGATTTAAAGATTGTCAtcatctaataataataatactaatactGGTTCTGTGTTACATACAGGCTGATGTAGATGGGAATGGGTCAATTGACTACATTGAGTTCATCACAGCAACAATGCATAGACACAAACTAGAACGTGAAGAAGATTTGTACAAAGCATTTCAGCATTTTGATACAGATGGCAGTGG GTTTATTACAAGAGACGAACTGGAATCAGCAATGAAAAAATACGGAATGGGAGATGAAGCTACCATTAAAGAGATTATTTCGGAAGTGGATACGGATAAT gatGGGAAGATTAACTATGAAGAATTTTGCACAATGATGAGAAGCGGGACACAGGGAGGAAAGCTGTTCTAA
- the LOC111883568 gene encoding calcium-dependent protein kinase 9 isoform X2 produces MGVCISKSKSSPRTDVGSPYDQRSNEPNIVYSKSPAPEAQLPARKQPPPPSPKRFFKSDTILGKSFEDVKEHYTMGRELGRGQFGVTYMCTQNSTGLKYACKSISKKKLITKGDKEDMRREVQIMQHLSGQANIVEFKGAYEDKQSVHLVMEVCEGGELFDRIIAKGHYSERAAASICRSIVNVVHVCHFMGVMHRDLKPENFLLLDKSENALLKATDFGLSVFIQEGKSYRDIVGSAYYVAPEVLKRKYGKEIDIWSAGVMLYILLSGVPPFWAETEKGIFDEILKGDIDFESDPWPSISTSAKHLVQRMLTLDPKKRITSAEVLEHPWIREDGEASDKPIDSAVLSRMKQFRAMNKLKKLALKVIAENLSAEEIQGLKSMFMNMDTDKSGTITYDELKTGLARLGSKLSESEVRQLMDAADVDGNGSIDYIEFITATMHRHKLEREEDLYKAFQHFDTDGSGFITRDELESAMKKYGMGDEATIKEIISEVDTDNDGKINYEEFCTMMRSGTQGGKLF; encoded by the exons ATGGGTGTATGTATCAGCAAAAGCAAAAGTTCTCCAAGAACTGATGTGGGGAGTCCCTATGATCAGAGATCGAATGAGCCTAACATAGTTTACTCCAAATCCCCTGCTCCGGAAGCCCAATTGCCGGCCAGAAAACAGCCACCACCACCCAGCCCCAAAAGGTTTTTCAAATCGGATACGATTCTGGGCAAATCATTTGAAGATGTCAAAGAACACTACACAATGGGAAGAGAATTGGGTAGAGGTCAATTTGGGGTTACGTACATGTGTACACAGAATTCAACCGGGTTGAAGTATGCCTGTAAGTCGATATCTAAAAAGAAATTGATTACAAAGGGGGATAAAGAGGATATGAGAAGAGAGGTTCAGATTATGCAACATTTGAGCGGGCAAGCTAATATCGTTGAGTTTAAAGGTGCTTATGAAGATAAGCAATCTGTTCATTTGGTTATGGAAGTTTGTGAAGGAGGAGAGCTTTTCGATAGGATAATTGCAAAAGGTCATTACAGTGAAAGAGCTGCTGCTTCAATTTGTAGATCGATTGTTAATGTGGTTCATGTATGTCATTTTATGGGTGTGATGCACCGCGATTTGAAGCCCGAGAATTTCTTACTTCTGGATAAGAGTGAGAACGCGCTTTTGAAGGCAACAGATTTTGGGTTATCAGTTTTCATTCAAGAAG GAAAATCATATCGTGATATTGTTGGCAGTGCGTATTACGTTGCGCCAGAAGTGTTGAAGCGTAAATACGGGAAGGAAATAGATATATGGAGTGCAGGGGTGATGCTGTACATCTTACTCAGTGGTGTACCTCCATTTTGGGCTg AGACGGAGAAAGGAATATTTGACGAGATTCTGAAAGGAGATATTGATTTTGAAAGTGATCCATGGCCATCGATTTCTACAAGCGCCAAACACCTCGTGCAAAGAATGCTTACACTTGACCCTAAGAAGCGTATAACTTCCGCTGAGGTTCTTG AGCATCCATGGATTAGAGAAGATGGAGAAGCATCAGACAAGCCAATCGACAGTGCAGTCCTTTCTAGGATGAAGCAATTCCGAGCCATGAACAAACTCAAGAAACTCGCTCTCAAG GTGATTGCTGAAAATCTATCAGCTGAGGAAATCCAAGGGCTAAAATCGATGTTTATGAACATGGACACGGACAAAAGTGGCACAATCACCTACGATGAACTTAAAACAGGGTTGGCTAGACTCGGGTCAAAACTCAGCGAGTCTGAAGTCAGACAACTCATGGATGCT GCTGATGTAGATGGGAATGGGTCAATTGACTACATTGAGTTCATCACAGCAACAATGCATAGACACAAACTAGAACGTGAAGAAGATTTGTACAAAGCATTTCAGCATTTTGATACAGATGGCAGTGG GTTTATTACAAGAGACGAACTGGAATCAGCAATGAAAAAATACGGAATGGGAGATGAAGCTACCATTAAAGAGATTATTTCGGAAGTGGATACGGATAAT gatGGGAAGATTAACTATGAAGAATTTTGCACAATGATGAGAAGCGGGACACAGGGAGGAAAGCTGTTCTAA